One Streptomyces sp. CNQ-509 DNA window includes the following coding sequences:
- a CDS encoding MFS transporter, protein MPSDTGALTPHVSAPAHVPAKHAPGEPGYRRVLLALFAAGVATFALLFSTQALLPAISADLGVSPGAASWTVSATTAALALAVLPLSAVSERFGRQRTMTWSLAAAVLLGLAMPFAPDLGSLVALRTLQGVAIAGIPASAIAFIADEVRARAVIGAVGLFVAGNSIGGMAGRILTGWTANAWGWRTALAAVAALSLLCAVAFRVLLPRARHFTAAPLAPRALARTVRGHLSDGLMRRLYAIGLLFMTVFGSVYTMIGYRLAGEPFGLSAGLIGSVFVIYLVGTGSSAAAGRLVARLGRRGTLYAAAGTTAAGLLLTIGDSLAAVLTGLVLLTAGFFAGHAVASASVSHAAKTGKAQASALYQVAYYVGNSAGATAGAIAFHAVGWHGVAVLGLVALTGVTGITIRATLLATAATRTAAREQARREPRASGRAPVPAIRPVRREPTGQPIPAGLARSAESTGAETIR, encoded by the coding sequence ATGCCCTCCGATACCGGGGCGCTTACGCCTCATGTGAGCGCCCCCGCCCACGTGCCCGCCAAGCACGCCCCCGGCGAGCCCGGCTACCGCCGCGTGCTCCTCGCCCTGTTCGCCGCCGGCGTCGCCACCTTCGCCCTCCTCTTCTCCACCCAGGCCCTGCTGCCCGCCATCTCCGCCGACCTCGGCGTCAGCCCGGGCGCGGCCAGTTGGACCGTCTCCGCCACCACCGCCGCCCTGGCGCTCGCCGTGCTGCCGCTGAGCGCCGTCTCCGAGCGGTTCGGCCGGCAGCGGACGATGACGTGGTCGCTGGCGGCGGCCGTGCTGCTGGGGCTGGCGATGCCGTTCGCGCCCGACCTGGGTTCGCTCGTCGCGCTGCGTACGCTCCAGGGCGTGGCGATCGCCGGGATCCCGGCGTCGGCCATCGCCTTCATCGCCGACGAGGTACGCGCCCGGGCGGTGATCGGCGCCGTGGGGCTCTTCGTCGCGGGCAACAGCATCGGCGGCATGGCCGGACGCATCCTCACCGGCTGGACCGCCAACGCCTGGGGCTGGCGCACGGCGCTGGCCGCCGTCGCCGCGCTCTCGCTGCTCTGCGCGGTCGCGTTCCGCGTACTCCTGCCGCGCGCCCGGCACTTCACCGCCGCGCCGCTGGCGCCGCGGGCGCTCGCGCGGACCGTACGCGGCCATCTCTCCGACGGGCTGATGCGCCGGCTGTACGCGATCGGGCTGCTGTTCATGACCGTCTTCGGCTCGGTCTACACGATGATCGGCTACCGGCTGGCCGGCGAGCCCTTCGGCCTGTCCGCGGGCCTCATCGGCTCGGTCTTCGTCATCTACCTCGTCGGCACCGGCTCCTCGGCCGCCGCGGGACGACTCGTCGCCCGCCTCGGCCGCCGCGGCACCCTCTACGCGGCCGCGGGCACCACCGCCGCGGGGCTGCTGCTGACGATCGGCGACTCCCTGGCCGCCGTGCTGACCGGTCTGGTGCTGCTCACGGCGGGCTTCTTCGCCGGGCACGCGGTCGCCTCCGCGTCCGTGAGCCACGCGGCGAAGACCGGCAAGGCGCAGGCGTCGGCGCTCTACCAGGTCGCGTACTACGTCGGGAACAGCGCGGGTGCCACGGCCGGCGCGATCGCCTTCCACGCGGTCGGCTGGCACGGGGTCGCCGTCCTCGGTCTCGTGGCCCTCACCGGCGTCACGGGCATCACCATTCGCGCCACCCTGCTGGCCACCGCGGCGACCCGCACGGCAGCGCGCGAGCAGGCCCGGCGGGAGCCCCGCGCAAGCGGGCGCGCACCGGTCCCCGCGATCCGCCCCGTACGCCGCGAACCGACAGGTCAGCCGATACCTGCCGGGCTCGCGCGCAGCGCCGAAAGCACCGGCGCGGAGACGATCCGGTAA
- a CDS encoding ABC transporter permease, giving the protein MKRLDRDKLITAVGAPVLAVFAALVLTSLIILISGKDPFRAYQVMIEFGTTDRSAIYIVNKSTMFFLSALAVAIGFRMNLFNIGVDGQYRIAAFFAAAVGGALSLPGIIQIPLIILVAMGVGAIWAGIAGVLRTTRGVSEVITTIMLNSIAGAVIGYYLTAGRLGEKDGNLTHTPNIPSSSHIFMIETSVGDINGFVVFAVLAGFLYWFVLNRTRFGFDLRSVGQSETAAAASGVDVKRMIVTSMVLSGAVAGLVGMPTLLGESYNYGTDFPLGVGFTGIAIALLGRNHPVGIALGALLWAFLERTGTQLEFEGYDQKIVEVIKGIIVLCVVIAYEVVRRWALRDQQRRVGEELAQARKTEKAEVGA; this is encoded by the coding sequence ATGAAACGCCTCGACAGGGACAAGCTGATCACGGCGGTCGGTGCCCCGGTGCTCGCGGTCTTCGCCGCGCTGGTGCTCACCTCGCTGATCATCCTGATCTCCGGGAAGGACCCGTTCCGGGCCTACCAGGTCATGATCGAGTTCGGCACGACCGACCGGAGCGCCATCTACATCGTCAACAAGTCGACGATGTTCTTCCTCTCCGCGCTGGCCGTGGCCATCGGCTTCCGGATGAACCTCTTCAACATCGGCGTCGACGGCCAGTACCGCATCGCGGCCTTCTTCGCCGCGGCCGTCGGCGGCGCGCTGTCGCTGCCCGGCATCATCCAGATCCCGCTGATCATCCTGGTCGCCATGGGCGTCGGTGCGATCTGGGCGGGCATCGCGGGGGTGCTGCGCACCACCCGCGGCGTCAGCGAGGTCATCACGACGATCATGCTCAACTCGATCGCCGGCGCCGTCATCGGCTACTACCTCACCGCGGGCCGCCTCGGCGAGAAGGACGGGAACCTCACCCACACCCCGAACATCCCGTCCTCCAGCCACATCTTCATGATCGAGACCTCGGTCGGGGACATCAACGGCTTCGTGGTCTTCGCCGTGCTCGCCGGCTTCCTGTACTGGTTCGTCCTCAACCGCACCCGCTTCGGCTTCGACCTGCGCAGCGTCGGCCAGTCGGAGACGGCCGCCGCCGCGAGCGGCGTGGACGTCAAGCGCATGATCGTCACGAGCATGGTGCTCTCCGGCGCCGTCGCGGGGCTCGTCGGGATGCCGACGCTGCTCGGCGAGTCGTACAACTACGGCACCGACTTCCCGCTGGGCGTCGGCTTCACCGGCATCGCCATCGCCCTCCTCGGCCGCAACCACCCCGTCGGCATCGCGCTCGGCGCCCTGCTGTGGGCCTTCCTGGAGCGCACCGGCACGCAGCTCGAATTCGAGGGCTACGACCAGAAGATCGTCGAGGTCATCAAGGGCATCATCGTGCTCTGCGTCGTCATCGCCTACGAGGTGGTCCGCCGCTGGGCGCTGCGGGACCAGCAGCGCCGCGTCGGCGAGGAGCTGGCCCAGGCACGTAAGACCGAGAAGGCGGAGGTGGGCGCGTGA
- a CDS encoding ABC transporter ATP-binding protein yields MTALSSSSTAADPPAGAAAVELHGITKRFPGVVANHDIDITVRRGTVHALVGENGAGKSTLMKILYGMQKPDEGTITLDGTEVAFASPADAIARGIGMVHQHFMLADNLTVLENTVLGSEKLHGIGDRARARIKELSDAYGLGIRPDVLVEDLGVADRQRVEILKVLYRGARTLILDEPTAVLVPQEVDALFDNLRGLKAEGLTVLFISHKLGEVLAVADDITVIRRGTTVASVKPADVTSKQLAELMVGSELPTPETRESTVTDIPMLRVGDLHLCAVDPDGVSREVLDRISFTIHKGEVLGIAGVEGNGQSELVETIMGLRHPDTGSIVLDGADISHAATRKRREGGIGYIPEDRQRHGLLLEAPLWENRILGHTTESPNSRGVLIDAAAARKDTKRIVEEYDVRTPGIDVTAASLSGGNQQKLIVGREMSHSPKLLIAAHPTRGVDVGAQADIWEQIRAARREGLAVLLISADLDELIGLSDTLRVMYRGRLVADADPAAITPEELGSAMTGAASGHLEDGAAPRDAAVPDPRSAAGGSDDGQGGGRTR; encoded by the coding sequence ATCACAGCCCTCAGCAGCAGCTCCACGGCAGCGGACCCACCCGCCGGCGCCGCCGCCGTCGAACTCCACGGCATCACGAAACGCTTCCCCGGCGTCGTCGCCAACCACGACATCGACATCACCGTGCGCCGCGGCACCGTCCACGCCCTCGTCGGCGAGAACGGCGCGGGCAAGTCGACCCTCATGAAGATCCTCTACGGCATGCAGAAGCCGGACGAGGGCACCATCACGCTCGACGGCACGGAGGTCGCGTTCGCCAGCCCCGCCGACGCCATCGCGCGCGGCATCGGCATGGTGCACCAGCACTTCATGCTCGCCGACAACCTCACCGTCCTGGAGAACACCGTCCTGGGCAGCGAGAAGCTGCACGGCATCGGCGACCGGGCGCGGGCGAGGATCAAGGAGCTGTCGGACGCGTACGGCCTCGGCATCCGCCCCGACGTGCTGGTCGAGGACCTCGGCGTCGCCGACCGGCAGCGGGTCGAGATCCTCAAGGTCCTCTACCGCGGCGCCCGTACGCTCATCCTCGACGAGCCCACCGCGGTCCTCGTCCCGCAGGAGGTCGACGCGCTCTTCGACAACCTGCGCGGGCTGAAGGCCGAGGGCCTGACCGTGCTCTTCATCTCGCACAAGCTCGGCGAAGTCCTCGCCGTCGCCGACGACATCACCGTCATCCGGCGCGGCACGACGGTCGCCTCCGTGAAGCCCGCGGACGTCACGTCCAAGCAGCTCGCGGAGCTGATGGTGGGCAGCGAACTGCCGACCCCCGAGACCCGCGAGTCGACGGTCACGGACATACCCATGCTGCGCGTCGGCGACCTGCACCTGTGTGCCGTGGACCCCGACGGCGTCTCGCGCGAGGTGCTGGACCGCATCTCCTTCACCATCCACAAGGGCGAGGTGCTGGGCATCGCCGGCGTGGAGGGCAACGGCCAGTCCGAGCTGGTCGAGACCATCATGGGGCTGCGCCACCCGGACACCGGCAGCATCGTGCTGGACGGGGCGGACATCAGCCACGCCGCCACCCGCAAGCGCCGCGAGGGCGGCATCGGCTACATCCCCGAGGACCGCCAGCGGCACGGCCTGCTGCTGGAGGCCCCGCTGTGGGAGAACCGCATCCTGGGCCACACCACGGAATCCCCCAACAGCCGCGGCGTGCTCATCGACGCCGCCGCGGCCCGCAAGGACACCAAGCGGATCGTCGAGGAGTACGACGTCCGCACCCCCGGCATCGACGTGACCGCCGCCTCGCTCTCCGGCGGCAACCAGCAGAAGCTGATCGTCGGCCGGGAGATGAGCCACTCGCCCAAGCTGCTCATCGCCGCCCACCCCACGCGCGGCGTGGACGTGGGCGCGCAGGCGGACATCTGGGAGCAGATCCGCGCGGCCCGCCGCGAGGGGCTCGCGGTGCTGCTGATCTCCGCGGACCTGGACGAGTTGATCGGCCTGTCGGACACGCTGCGGGTGATGTACCGCGGGCGGCTGGTGGCCGACGCGGACCCGGCGGCGATCACGCCGGAGGAGCTGGGCAGTGCGATGACGGGCGCGGCGAGCGGGCATCTGGAGGACGGCGCGGCGCCGCGGGACGCGGCCGTGCCGGACCCGCGGTCCGCGGCCGGCGGCAGCGACGACGGGCAGGGCGGAGGCCGTACGCGATGA
- a CDS encoding BMP family protein has protein sequence MRRVTKIAAAGVATAALAFTSAACSSDSGSSDKGVGLAFDVGGRSDASFNESAARGYDKAKKEFDLGGKELTARDGETEADREQRLTSLAEAGYNPVIGVGFAYGKSVNKVAKDFPDTTFAVIDEMSQGKNVAGVTFAEHEGSYLAGVAAATKSKTGKVGFIGGVHNNLIKKFEAGFVQGVKDTKPDVEIDVKYLYESDLKGFQDPLRAKGIAEGMLDSDTDIIYSAAGLSGTGSIEAVAAQEGAWAIGVDSDQYRDKALADYKDSIMTSVVKNVDVAVYDVIKSVQDEKPLTGDQTFALKDDGVSLATSGGFIDDIQGEIDAAKQKIADGEITVSDTP, from the coding sequence TTGCGCCGGGTAACCAAGATCGCCGCCGCGGGTGTGGCAACCGCGGCCCTCGCTTTCACCAGTGCTGCGTGCAGCAGCGACAGCGGCAGCAGCGACAAGGGCGTCGGTCTCGCCTTCGACGTCGGCGGCCGCAGCGACGCCTCCTTCAACGAGTCGGCGGCCCGCGGGTACGACAAGGCCAAGAAGGAGTTCGACCTCGGCGGCAAGGAGCTGACCGCCCGTGACGGCGAGACCGAGGCCGACCGCGAGCAGCGGCTCACCTCCCTCGCCGAGGCGGGCTACAACCCGGTGATCGGGGTCGGCTTCGCCTACGGCAAGTCGGTCAACAAGGTCGCCAAGGACTTCCCCGACACGACCTTCGCGGTGATCGACGAGATGTCCCAGGGGAAGAACGTGGCCGGCGTCACCTTCGCCGAGCACGAGGGCTCGTACCTGGCGGGCGTGGCCGCCGCCACCAAGAGCAAGACCGGCAAGGTCGGCTTCATAGGCGGCGTGCACAACAATCTGATCAAGAAGTTCGAGGCCGGCTTCGTCCAGGGCGTCAAGGACACCAAGCCCGACGTCGAGATCGACGTGAAGTACCTCTACGAGAGCGACCTCAAGGGCTTCCAGGACCCGCTGCGCGCCAAGGGCATCGCCGAGGGCATGCTCGACTCCGACACGGACATCATCTACAGCGCCGCGGGCCTGTCGGGCACGGGCTCGATCGAGGCCGTGGCCGCGCAGGAAGGCGCGTGGGCGATAGGCGTCGACTCCGACCAGTACCGCGACAAGGCGCTGGCGGACTACAAGGACTCGATCATGACGTCCGTGGTCAAGAACGTCGACGTGGCCGTCTACGACGTCATCAAGAGCGTCCAGGACGAGAAGCCGCTCACCGGCGACCAGACCTTCGCGCTCAAGGACGACGGCGTGAGCCTGGCCACCTCCGGCGGGTTCATCGACGACATCCAGGGCGAGATCGACGCGGCCAAGCAGAAGATCGCCGACGGCGAGATCACGGTCAGCGACACTCCCTGA
- a CDS encoding LysR family transcriptional regulator gives MLAPRLAQFAAVAREEHVTRAARALGVPQPTLSRAMVRLEADLGVALFARRGRTLSLTTAGRDFLAYAERALAEVARGAEAVRADAHPETGKVAFGFLHTLGSETVPGLLREFRKDHPRVRFSLVQNYGEWMLQRLRAGELDLCLTSPVPDAPDLEGRRLDDQRLRIVVPDDHRLAGRRRIRLAEVAEDPFVTLEPGYGMRRMLEALCAEAGFVPRVAFEGEEAETIRGLVAAGLGVALLPPPAVPRPGVVELDVTAPRAVREIGVAWVAGQQETAPVGAFRRFLLGRRGQLLAG, from the coding sequence GTGCTCGCGCCCCGGCTCGCGCAGTTCGCGGCGGTCGCGCGCGAGGAGCACGTCACGCGCGCCGCCCGCGCGCTCGGCGTCCCGCAGCCGACGCTGAGCCGCGCGATGGTACGGCTCGAAGCCGACCTGGGCGTCGCGCTCTTCGCCCGCCGCGGCCGCACGCTGTCGCTGACGACCGCGGGCCGCGACTTCCTCGCGTACGCGGAGCGCGCGCTGGCGGAGGTGGCCCGCGGCGCCGAGGCCGTACGCGCCGACGCGCACCCCGAGACCGGCAAGGTCGCCTTCGGCTTCCTGCACACGCTCGGCTCGGAGACCGTGCCGGGGCTGCTGCGGGAGTTCCGCAAGGACCACCCCCGGGTGCGCTTCTCGCTGGTGCAGAACTACGGGGAGTGGATGCTGCAGCGGCTGCGGGCGGGCGAGTTGGACCTCTGCCTGACCTCGCCGGTGCCGGACGCGCCGGACCTGGAGGGGCGGCGGCTCGACGACCAGCGCCTGCGGATCGTGGTGCCGGACGACCACCGGCTCGCCGGGCGGCGGCGGATCCGGCTCGCGGAGGTGGCGGAGGACCCGTTCGTGACGCTCGAACCGGGCTACGGGATGCGGCGGATGCTGGAGGCGCTGTGCGCGGAGGCGGGGTTCGTGCCCCGGGTCGCGTTCGAGGGGGAGGAGGCGGAGACGATCCGCGGGCTGGTGGCGGCGGGTCTGGGGGTGGCGCTGCTGCCGCCGCCCGCGGTGCCGCGGCCGGGGGTCGTGGAGCTGGACGTCACGGCGCCGCGGGCGGTGCGGGAGATCGGGGTGGCGTGGGTGGCGGGCCAGCAGGAGACGGCGCCGGTGGGGGCGTTCCGGCGGTTTCTGCTGGGACGGCGGGGGCAGTTGCTGGCGGGGTAG